A DNA window from Pseudodesulfovibrio thermohalotolerans contains the following coding sequences:
- a CDS encoding efflux RND transporter periplasmic adaptor subunit, whose protein sequence is MRRRGVYISIAIAAAVIAFLAVQVSRKQWQKDEDPNAAGKALPVTIASVVPHEFADEISAVGTLKARDTSPLSPKVAGTVSRVLVDIGERVNAGEVVIKLDRTNYDLGVKQARAALAAAEAAVPQAEAHFEQAEKEYRRAIELLKEKVIPQSRFDASEAAFKSAKEAVFYARAQRDQAKAALETALEHLKDADIRSPIGGAVVERNVEIGQAVAPGGRLLLIVDQTSLNLDVDLPEADIGRIVVGTVALITTDAFPGHEYSGKVTVINPLVDRKTRTFRMRIEVPNPSGKLVDGMYARVKLSAEKRRSLAVPRETLQRLPGSGTYYVFVVEGNKAHKRTVEIRAMDDQFAEVMGGLVENDKVVTSGAGRLQSGMEVSVQDILNKNGTDNSGGQLFKKNGGEHVGR, encoded by the coding sequence ATGAGACGAAGAGGAGTCTATATATCCATTGCTATTGCGGCTGCTGTTATTGCGTTCTTGGCTGTCCAAGTTTCCAGGAAGCAATGGCAAAAAGATGAAGATCCGAACGCGGCGGGCAAGGCGTTGCCTGTCACAATCGCATCTGTTGTCCCGCACGAATTCGCTGATGAAATCAGCGCCGTCGGCACCTTGAAAGCCCGAGACACGAGTCCGCTAAGCCCCAAGGTGGCAGGAACGGTGAGCCGGGTTCTGGTTGATATCGGTGAGCGCGTCAATGCCGGTGAGGTCGTTATAAAACTGGACAGAACAAACTATGATCTCGGCGTCAAGCAGGCCCGGGCGGCGCTAGCAGCTGCGGAAGCAGCAGTTCCGCAGGCTGAAGCCCATTTTGAACAGGCCGAGAAAGAATACCGACGCGCAATCGAACTGCTGAAGGAAAAAGTGATTCCGCAAAGTCGCTTTGATGCATCAGAAGCGGCCTTTAAAAGCGCCAAGGAAGCGGTGTTCTACGCCCGAGCACAGAGGGACCAGGCAAAGGCCGCCTTGGAGACAGCGCTGGAACATCTCAAGGATGCAGATATCCGATCGCCTATCGGCGGCGCTGTCGTGGAGAGAAATGTGGAAATCGGTCAGGCGGTCGCTCCCGGCGGCCGACTTCTGCTAATCGTGGACCAAACATCTCTGAACCTGGATGTCGATTTGCCGGAAGCAGACATTGGCCGGATTGTCGTTGGAACTGTTGCGCTGATCACGACAGACGCCTTCCCGGGACATGAGTATTCAGGGAAAGTAACCGTTATCAATCCATTGGTGGACCGAAAGACGCGTACTTTCCGCATGAGAATCGAGGTGCCGAATCCGTCCGGGAAGTTGGTGGACGGAATGTATGCCAGGGTGAAGCTTTCGGCAGAGAAAAGAAGGTCCCTTGCCGTTCCCCGTGAAACCTTGCAACGCCTCCCCGGCAGCGGCACCTATTACGTTTTTGTGGTGGAAGGAAATAAGGCCCATAAGCGAACGGTCGAAATTAGGGCCATGGATGACCAATTTGCCGAAGTGATGGGCGGCTTGGTTGAGAATGACAAAGTGGTCACCAGCGGAGCGGGACGTTTACAGTCAGGCATGGAGGTAAGCGTGCAAGATATTTTGAACAAGAATGGGACGGATAACTCTGGGGGACAACTTTTCAAGAAGAACGGCGGTGAACATGTCGGACGATAG
- a CDS encoding TolC family protein, producing the protein MKKALRITARTMVMLLVGGGLLLTAGCISISAAAEPLHGHSDAIAEKSPEIEGNRPSAPVEELRKLEKDGNIHLSLSDCLKIALQQNYDIRLTREALTQANTKITQARSAMLPFLGAEASYTRLDEELSFAMGPQSLTFMDRDQYKAGLVIRQPIFTGGRLNAARKASQYSRDAQAQENRAVEEEVVFQVTRAYRTAQLAEAFQGVAVEAVDLLNVHEHDVAILVEKGANPEIDLLRTRTELANARKDLNGADNAVDLAYSALKNLLSMPLEESVRLTEALVRSPGPGADLSSLTELALSQRPELSAMDSKMAAAEQALKAARGEYLPTIALEGRYEYMEGDFRDLEGGEHWTVGIGAQFPLWNWGKTAAKVREAGSQRAQVKIQRDKTTDRIRLEVRQAFLDLGKAEKNIDAAESALKTAREAYRLARASYRAGEGTNTDVLDVRTALSRAEANHTQALFDYNVALAALHRAVGVMVIEPPDIKEKESAE; encoded by the coding sequence ATGAAAAAAGCCTTAAGGATAACAGCTCGCACCATGGTTATGCTTCTGGTGGGAGGTGGATTGCTGCTGACAGCGGGTTGTATTTCTATTAGCGCTGCCGCCGAGCCGTTGCACGGCCATTCCGATGCAATCGCCGAAAAATCGCCGGAAATAGAAGGCAATCGTCCCTCTGCTCCCGTTGAGGAGCTTCGCAAGCTCGAAAAGGATGGCAATATACACCTTTCGTTAAGCGATTGCCTGAAAATAGCGTTGCAACAGAATTACGATATCCGCCTTACACGGGAAGCCCTGACTCAAGCCAATACAAAGATAACTCAGGCCAGATCGGCTATGCTCCCATTTTTGGGGGCGGAGGCTTCCTATACACGACTGGACGAGGAGTTGAGTTTTGCAATGGGACCGCAATCATTGACCTTCATGGATCGTGATCAATACAAGGCGGGGCTCGTCATCCGGCAGCCCATTTTCACGGGAGGGCGATTGAATGCGGCGCGCAAGGCATCCCAGTATTCACGAGACGCTCAAGCTCAAGAGAACAGGGCCGTTGAAGAGGAAGTCGTTTTCCAGGTTACACGCGCTTATCGGACCGCACAGTTGGCCGAAGCGTTTCAAGGTGTTGCCGTGGAGGCCGTCGATCTTCTCAATGTGCATGAACATGACGTGGCGATTCTGGTGGAGAAAGGGGCGAATCCGGAAATTGACCTGCTTCGCACCCGAACGGAACTTGCCAATGCCCGCAAAGATCTGAATGGCGCTGACAACGCCGTCGACCTGGCATATTCTGCACTTAAGAACTTGCTGAGCATGCCCCTTGAAGAATCAGTCCGTTTGACGGAAGCCTTGGTGCGGTCGCCCGGGCCGGGGGCGGATCTTTCGTCTCTCACCGAGTTGGCCCTTTCGCAACGTCCCGAACTGTCTGCAATGGATTCCAAAATGGCAGCTGCGGAGCAGGCGCTTAAAGCGGCCAGGGGAGAATACCTGCCTACCATTGCCCTGGAAGGGCGTTACGAATATATGGAAGGCGATTTTCGGGATCTGGAAGGCGGAGAGCATTGGACGGTTGGAATAGGGGCGCAGTTTCCCCTCTGGAATTGGGGGAAAACCGCTGCCAAGGTCAGAGAGGCGGGATCGCAACGGGCTCAGGTAAAAATCCAGCGAGATAAAACGACAGATCGCATTCGTCTTGAAGTGCGCCAAGCCTTCCTGGACCTCGGAAAAGCAGAAAAGAATATCGATGCGGCTGAGAGTGCACTGAAGACAGCCAGGGAGGCTTACCGCCTGGCAAGAGCCAGCTACCGGGCAGGAGAAGGCACAAATACCGACGTGCTGGACGTTCGTACGGCCTTAAGTCGAGCTGAAGCGAATCACACACAGGCTCTTTTTGATTACAACGTTGCCCTTGCCGCCCTTCATCGAGCGGTGGGCGTAATGGTGATAGAGCCGCCTGATATCAAGGAAAAGGAGTCTGCCGAATGA
- a CDS encoding TetR/AcrR family transcriptional regulator, with protein sequence MQDEKLPRREREKRRHRRQMLAAALELFSKKGYHNVSMHEIAERAEFAIGTLYKFFKNKEHLYKTLMMEKAAEYHHTLSGVLSREGDVLTILKDYISAKAGIFADDVATLRLYFAETRGASFNIKAGLDQDIRKLYDELVEQLASTLEKGIRKNVLRDLNPYYMAVALEGITNAFLFCWLEDPERHSYKANAPVISDMFLKGVMAE encoded by the coding sequence ATGCAAGATGAGAAGCTCCCACGTCGGGAAAGAGAAAAACGCAGACATCGTCGGCAGATGCTTGCCGCTGCACTCGAGCTTTTCTCGAAGAAAGGATACCACAACGTATCCATGCACGAGATTGCAGAAAGAGCAGAGTTTGCCATCGGAACGCTTTACAAATTCTTCAAGAACAAGGAGCACCTCTACAAGACCCTCATGATGGAAAAGGCAGCGGAATATCATCATACCCTGAGCGGAGTCCTTTCGAGGGAAGGTGACGTCCTGACTATTCTCAAAGACTACATTTCCGCTAAAGCGGGGATCTTTGCCGATGACGTTGCCACGTTGCGGCTCTATTTTGCTGAAACGCGGGGTGCGAGTTTCAACATCAAGGCCGGTCTCGATCAGGACATTCGCAAGCTTTATGACGAACTGGTAGAGCAACTGGCTTCGACACTGGAAAAAGGTATTCGCAAAAACGTGCTTCGCGATCTGAACCCCTACTATATGGCCGTGGCCCTGGAGGGAATCACCAACGCTTTTCTCTTCTGTTGGCTGGAAGATCCGGAACGGCATTCATACAAGGCGAATGCCCCGGTGATCAGTGACATGTTTCTCAAAGGGGTGATGGCCGAATGA
- a CDS encoding gamma-glutamylcyclotransferase family protein — protein MNIGEPSKLNTNPEDSPETILRLFVYGTLKRGYWNHQRFCAQARSIEQAVVWGRLYHLHAGFPAIEVPEGLILARGSVDPLADARRQQEIGTPCFGRPTGDWNLIHGELVTFTDPQRDLPPIDRLEGFRPGGHSMYQRVMVAVLCGRTSIPAWTYWIPCPPYAERVASGQWLRP, from the coding sequence ATGAACATTGGAGAACCATCAAAGCTGAACACAAATCCGGAAGACAGTCCCGAGACCATCCTCCGGCTCTTCGTCTACGGCACCCTGAAACGGGGCTATTGGAACCATCAGCGCTTCTGCGCCCAGGCCCGCAGCATCGAACAGGCCGTGGTCTGGGGCAGGCTCTACCATCTCCACGCCGGGTTCCCGGCCATCGAGGTGCCGGAAGGCCTGATCCTGGCCCGGGGCAGTGTTGATCCATTGGCCGACGCCCGCAGACAGCAGGAGATCGGCACGCCGTGCTTCGGACGCCCGACCGGCGACTGGAATCTGATCCACGGAGAGCTGGTGACCTTCACCGACCCGCAACGCGACCTGCCGCCCATCGACCGGCTGGAAGGCTTCCGGCCCGGCGGGCACAGCATGTACCAGCGGGTGATGGTGGCGGTGCTATGCGGTCGCACCTCGATTCCAGCCTGGACCTATTGGATTCCATGCCCGCCTTACGCGGAAAGAGTCGCCAGTGGCCAGTGGTTACGCCCGTGA
- a CDS encoding glucosamine 6-phosphate synthetase, with product MCGQVGIIFGRKRRRPDEQDYLREVFIRMLLHSEERGPHASGLAWLKIDGSHRIFKRPMRAHELVYEKPFQELLGQVDNETTILMGHTRWRTRGNEFNNRNNHPIRAGIVIGTHNGTIYNADYLFRRLGLPRFAEVDSELIFRLADRFAPEGPIDQEGLKKALALCRGQMSAVLASRLDPGTITVLKGNKPLCLRIHRQHRVVLYASEPAFIDFAVDFDPGWRELEVPPMTMLTIRHKDVRAIENSEFRFIPQERKGTLPEGVNA from the coding sequence ATGTGCGGACAAGTAGGCATCATCTTCGGCCGCAAGCGCAGACGGCCGGACGAGCAGGATTACCTGCGCGAGGTCTTCATCCGCATGCTGCTGCACAGCGAGGAGCGCGGCCCGCACGCCTCCGGTCTGGCCTGGCTCAAGATCGACGGCAGCCACCGGATCTTCAAGCGGCCGATGCGGGCGCACGAACTGGTCTACGAGAAGCCGTTCCAGGAGCTGCTCGGGCAGGTCGACAACGAGACCACCATCCTCATGGGCCACACCCGCTGGCGCACCCGGGGCAACGAGTTCAACAACCGCAACAACCATCCCATCCGGGCCGGGATCGTCATCGGTACCCACAACGGCACCATCTACAACGCCGATTATCTGTTCCGCCGTCTCGGGCTGCCGCGCTTCGCCGAAGTGGACAGCGAGCTGATCTTCCGCCTGGCCGACCGCTTCGCGCCCGAAGGCCCCATCGACCAGGAGGGCCTGAAGAAGGCGCTCGCCCTCTGTCGCGGCCAGATGAGCGCCGTGCTGGCCTCGCGGCTCGACCCCGGCACCATCACCGTGCTCAAGGGCAACAAACCGCTCTGCCTGCGCATCCACCGCCAGCACCGGGTGGTGCTCTACGCCTCGGAGCCAGCCTTCATCGACTTTGCCGTGGACTTTGATCCGGGCTGGCGCGAGCTGGAGGTGCCGCCCATGACCATGCTCACCATCCGCCACAAGGATGTGCGGGCCATCGAAAACAGCGAATTCCGCTTCATACCCCAGGAGCGCAAAGGGACACTGCCCGAAGGAGTGAATGCATGA
- a CDS encoding DUF5049 domain-containing protein: MKILIRSTRLSGEPIPGSGETLQAADCLEVVELMRGQTPFTASRAPRDYMTEVLSGIEGGPTQPLPEDAAAAAAEFLTRLARHGLIEFLPDDKASDPWPERFLEALETVRLSGRTNMLDHLEVTRLTAEMGYPEVAEWLTGHRREYAAFVLDGTRPLGKNFGGKEDPAPCADK, from the coding sequence ATGAAAATTCTGATCCGCTCCACCCGGCTTTCCGGCGAACCGATCCCCGGCAGCGGGGAAACCCTGCAGGCCGCCGACTGCCTCGAAGTTGTCGAGTTGATGCGCGGCCAGACGCCGTTTACCGCCAGCCGAGCGCCCCGGGACTACATGACCGAGGTGCTCTCCGGCATCGAAGGCGGTCCGACCCAGCCGTTGCCGGAGGACGCCGCCGCTGCGGCCGCCGAGTTTCTCACCCGCCTGGCGCGGCACGGCCTGATCGAGTTCCTGCCCGACGACAAGGCCAGCGATCCCTGGCCGGAACGATTCCTCGAAGCCCTGGAAACGGTGCGGCTCTCCGGGCGCACCAACATGCTCGACCACCTGGAGGTGACCCGGCTGACCGCCGAGATGGGCTACCCAGAGGTGGCCGAGTGGCTGACGGGCCACCGGCGCGAGTACGCGGCCTTCGTCCTCGATGGGACAAGACCGCTCGGCAAGAACTTCGGCGGCAAGGAGGACCCGGCTCCATGTGCGGACAAGTAG
- a CDS encoding amidoligase family protein, translated as MNLKEIHYGIEIETVKRTREQIAWAIHSVVGGTVRHVGIPSSYDPWEVEDLRGRVWKVVGDASLTSVPAHLRAEVVSPVLGYDDIPQLQEAVRAIRRAGGKINSQCGIHIHIDAAPFDGRHLGNLAKIIYKQEPLILHALGISRDRLNRYTRPVSDELIQRIEQHRPRTKDQLNRIWYGYHNRQPQHYDNSRYHGVNLHNIWYRGTVEFRWFEATLHAGRIKAYLQFCLAVAAKALNGRAASSRKRDFDPQSAKYDFRVFLLHLGLIGDEFKTARKHLMANMPGDAAFKNGRPKPEEVLPDETTTHTNEAGQVPGLTV; from the coding sequence ATGAACCTGAAAGAGATCCACTACGGGATCGAGATCGAGACCGTAAAACGCACCCGGGAACAGATCGCCTGGGCCATCCACTCGGTGGTGGGCGGCACGGTCCGCCATGTCGGCATCCCCAGCAGCTATGACCCCTGGGAGGTCGAGGACCTGCGCGGCCGCGTCTGGAAGGTGGTGGGGGACGCCTCCCTGACCAGCGTCCCGGCCCATCTGCGGGCCGAGGTGGTCAGCCCGGTGCTCGGCTACGACGACATCCCGCAACTGCAGGAGGCGGTCCGGGCCATCCGCCGCGCCGGAGGCAAGATCAACAGCCAGTGCGGCATCCACATCCATATCGACGCCGCGCCCTTCGACGGCAGGCACCTGGGTAACCTGGCCAAGATCATCTACAAGCAGGAGCCGCTGATCCTCCACGCCCTCGGCATCAGCCGCGACCGGCTCAACCGCTACACGCGGCCGGTGAGCGACGAGCTGATCCAGCGCATCGAACAGCATCGCCCCCGCACCAAGGACCAGCTCAACCGCATCTGGTACGGCTATCACAACCGCCAGCCCCAGCACTACGACAACAGCCGCTACCACGGGGTCAACCTGCACAACATCTGGTACCGGGGCACGGTGGAGTTCCGCTGGTTCGAGGCGACCCTCCACGCGGGACGGATCAAGGCCTACCTGCAGTTCTGCCTCGCCGTCGCCGCCAAGGCGCTCAACGGTCGGGCCGCCTCCAGCCGCAAGCGGGACTTCGATCCCCAGAGCGCCAAGTACGACTTTCGAGTCTTCCTGCTCCACCTCGGCCTGATCGGCGACGAGTTTAAGACCGCCCGCAAGCATCTGATGGCCAACATGCCCGGCGACGCCGCCTTCAAGAACGGACGGCCTAAACCGGAGGAGGTCCTTCCGGACGAAACCACCACTCACACCAACGAGGCCGGGCAAGTTCCCGGCCTCACTGTTTAA
- a CDS encoding DUF4815 domain-containing protein, with protein MSISRETFDPTKNYKRIRYHQDRDLLDSELNEQQDIINLERRKIADILFKEGSIIMGLEVSAAANVLTMAPGVVYIDGHLEQVSGATLTYDPATTSGADYVYVELLKYNYGYTQDPALINPATGEPTAEREKWVLSLKATDTSGQTLPNNVAERRVIPIYKFDRESGDVTPTVQEKSNLYLRDLLGTLPGSRITVSSITEDQLSFAAAEGLNSLIQNLAERTFDQAGSYLVRGFDTFIGGVDDDSVEAITNAGRAYIQGFRHQRDLPTSTLVPKSIATKSVRGEQKTFDINKHRYPVNSTPLKETTQVEAIVEITRNVTRGSVGGGEDLLDPNPVVDILEVSQGATIFQEGVDWQQSGNHVDWLGSGNEPAIGTTYTVRWTYTKQMVKGTDYVDSGWFGQANHPAAGNYFYLVTAYNATGETAFNAAAVIARATAAGEMNKLSWLPVSGATGYRVYRAATNGARTDYKRLMELGSEALSYVDDGVEEIGTVSPPATNTAGLTMSPVQLELGNLNVINFGRGSLGDQPVNGSNCSLDYDYYLGRRDIVYATTTEIKRLEGAPADFPKLPIVPENALGLCSIDCPPNSTDMEIRNFGLTRITMDQIHDIIQDVEDLKYNDAQYQMNNELQNRDAQTKKGIYSDDFSNTAQSDIYHAEWDARVNEIARFVAPDRIPHSTVLSVDQAGSNASFFGSLALLPGNETVLVEQNDWSEERNINPYAVFDKPPAMLQITPNLGRRGQTGIAVTGINFTPSKSGIVLRCDGQVMASNLISDEAGRVSASFTIPTNARNGNRIVEMADGVYSARASLQINDPLVITRIERIIENRIIRVPVVQVVWRTQTIFVPRDPLAQTFSFTQNQVISSIGLQFTARDPSIPVTVQIRGVTTGLPNGVVFAEKVLAPNEISLSGETRIRFDDPFYAEANTSYSVVLLTNSTNYKVRTATLGKMGRWGIITRQTYMEGVLLESSNAETWTPLNGSDLAMKIYGYNFQSEGMIRFQPITGVQFSDINLDEYSAIPQGTGLDWEYSTDGGVTWDAMVPAEEERLPNLATRVQIRVRLSSSLSNDTPAINFRDVNLVGYLNKTTGAYLTRENELTQGVESTKAYVQMQIPSGTTLQWFASNDGGLTWEAMTIQDTRPIDENWTEYTLVRTFTDNTGNKVRYKAEMTGTPLIYPRIHSLGATLS; from the coding sequence ATGAGCATCTCACGCGAGACATTCGACCCGACCAAGAACTACAAGCGCATCCGCTACCATCAGGATCGCGACCTGCTGGATTCCGAACTCAACGAGCAGCAGGACATCATCAACCTGGAGCGGCGCAAGATCGCCGACATCCTGTTCAAGGAAGGCTCCATCATCATGGGCCTCGAGGTCAGCGCGGCCGCCAACGTCCTGACCATGGCCCCGGGCGTGGTCTACATCGACGGCCATCTGGAACAGGTGAGCGGCGCGACCCTGACCTATGATCCGGCCACCACCAGCGGGGCCGATTACGTCTATGTGGAGCTGCTGAAGTACAACTACGGCTACACCCAGGACCCGGCCCTGATCAATCCGGCCACCGGCGAGCCCACCGCCGAACGGGAAAAATGGGTTCTTTCTCTCAAGGCGACGGATACCAGCGGCCAGACGCTGCCCAACAACGTGGCCGAGCGCCGGGTGATCCCGATCTACAAGTTCGACCGGGAGAGCGGCGATGTCACGCCCACGGTGCAGGAGAAGTCCAACCTCTACCTGCGGGATCTGCTGGGCACGCTGCCGGGCAGCCGGATCACCGTCTCCTCGATCACCGAGGACCAGCTCTCCTTCGCCGCCGCCGAAGGGCTCAATTCCCTGATTCAGAATCTGGCCGAGCGCACCTTCGACCAGGCCGGAAGCTATCTGGTGCGGGGCTTCGACACCTTCATCGGCGGCGTCGACGACGACAGCGTGGAGGCGATCACCAACGCCGGACGCGCCTACATCCAGGGCTTCCGGCATCAGCGCGATCTGCCCACTTCGACCCTGGTGCCCAAATCCATCGCCACCAAGTCGGTGCGCGGGGAGCAGAAGACCTTCGACATCAACAAGCACCGCTATCCGGTCAACTCCACGCCGCTCAAGGAGACGACCCAGGTGGAGGCCATCGTCGAGATTACCCGCAACGTCACTCGCGGCTCGGTGGGCGGCGGCGAAGACCTGCTCGACCCCAATCCCGTGGTGGACATCCTCGAGGTCAGCCAAGGGGCGACCATCTTCCAGGAGGGCGTGGACTGGCAACAGTCGGGCAACCATGTCGACTGGCTCGGCTCCGGCAACGAACCGGCCATCGGCACCACCTACACGGTGCGCTGGACCTACACCAAGCAGATGGTCAAGGGCACCGACTACGTGGACAGCGGCTGGTTCGGGCAGGCCAACCATCCGGCGGCCGGAAACTACTTCTATCTGGTGACTGCCTACAACGCCACCGGCGAGACGGCCTTCAACGCCGCTGCGGTCATCGCCCGGGCAACCGCCGCCGGGGAGATGAACAAGCTCTCCTGGCTGCCGGTCAGCGGCGCGACTGGCTATCGCGTCTACCGGGCCGCCACCAACGGCGCACGCACCGACTACAAGCGCCTGATGGAACTGGGCAGCGAGGCGCTATCCTACGTCGACGACGGCGTCGAGGAGATCGGCACCGTTTCGCCTCCGGCCACCAACACCGCCGGGCTCACCATGTCGCCAGTGCAGCTCGAGCTGGGTAACCTCAACGTGATCAATTTCGGGCGCGGCAGCCTCGGCGATCAGCCGGTGAACGGCTCCAACTGCAGCCTGGACTACGACTATTACCTCGGCCGCCGCGACATCGTTTACGCCACCACCACCGAGATCAAACGGCTGGAAGGGGCTCCGGCGGATTTTCCGAAGCTGCCCATCGTGCCGGAAAACGCCCTGGGGCTGTGCAGCATCGACTGCCCGCCCAACTCCACCGACATGGAGATCCGCAACTTCGGCCTGACCCGCATCACCATGGACCAGATCCACGACATCATCCAAGACGTCGAGGACCTGAAGTACAACGACGCCCAGTACCAGATGAACAACGAGCTGCAGAACCGGGACGCCCAGACCAAGAAAGGCATCTACTCGGACGACTTCTCGAACACCGCCCAGTCAGACATCTACCACGCCGAATGGGACGCCCGAGTCAACGAGATCGCCCGTTTCGTCGCGCCGGACCGCATTCCTCACTCCACGGTGCTCTCGGTCGATCAGGCGGGCAGCAACGCGAGCTTCTTCGGCAGCCTGGCACTGCTGCCGGGCAACGAGACCGTGCTGGTGGAACAGAACGACTGGTCCGAGGAGCGGAACATCAACCCCTACGCCGTGTTCGACAAGCCCCCGGCCATGCTGCAGATCACGCCCAACCTCGGGCGGCGCGGCCAGACCGGCATCGCCGTCACCGGCATCAACTTCACCCCGAGCAAATCCGGCATCGTACTGCGCTGCGACGGCCAGGTGATGGCCAGCAACCTGATCAGCGACGAGGCCGGTCGGGTCAGCGCCTCCTTCACCATCCCGACCAACGCCCGCAACGGCAACCGCATCGTGGAGATGGCCGACGGCGTCTACTCGGCCCGGGCCAGCCTGCAGATCAACGATCCGCTGGTCATCACCCGCATCGAGCGCATCATCGAGAACCGCATCATCCGCGTGCCCGTGGTGCAGGTGGTCTGGCGCACCCAGACCATCTTCGTGCCCCGCGATCCGCTGGCCCAGACTTTCAGCTTCACCCAAAACCAGGTGATTTCCAGCATCGGACTGCAGTTCACCGCCAGGGACCCGAGCATTCCGGTCACGGTGCAGATTCGCGGCGTCACCACCGGTCTGCCCAACGGCGTGGTGTTCGCCGAGAAAGTGCTGGCCCCGAACGAGATCAGCCTGAGCGGCGAGACCCGCATTCGCTTCGACGACCCGTTCTACGCCGAGGCCAACACCAGCTATTCCGTGGTGCTGCTGACCAACAGCACCAATTACAAGGTGCGCACCGCCACCCTGGGCAAGATGGGCCGCTGGGGCATCATCACCCGGCAGACCTATATGGAAGGCGTGCTGCTGGAGAGCTCCAACGCCGAGACCTGGACGCCGCTCAACGGCTCCGACCTGGCGATGAAGATCTACGGCTACAACTTCCAGTCCGAGGGGATGATTCGCTTTCAGCCGATCACCGGCGTGCAGTTCTCCGACATCAACCTCGACGAATACTCGGCCATCCCCCAGGGTACCGGTCTCGACTGGGAATACTCCACCGACGGCGGCGTGACCTGGGACGCCATGGTTCCCGCCGAGGAGGAACGGCTGCCCAACCTCGCCACCCGGGTCCAGATCCGCGTGCGCCTGAGCAGCTCGCTTTCCAACGACACTCCGGCCATCAACTTTCGCGACGTCAACCTGGTGGGCTACCTCAACAAGACCACCGGGGCCTACCTGACCCGCGAGAACGAGCTGACCCAGGGTGTGGAATCGACCAAAGCCTATGTGCAGATGCAGATCCCCAGTGGCACCACCCTGCAATGGTTCGCCAGCAACGACGGCGGCCTGACCTGGGAGGCGATGACCATCCAGGACACCCGGCCCATCGACGAGAACTGGACCGAGTACACCCTGGTGCGCACCTTCACCGACAACACCGGCAACAAGGTGCGCTACAAAGCCGAGATGACCGGCACGCCGCTGATCTACCCGCGCATCCATTCGCTGGGCGCGACCCTGAGCTAA